In bacterium, the DNA window TCACAATTCATTCCCATCTTACTAAAAGCAAACACTTTTTTACCTAAATCTTTTAAACTGGCGCCTATATGATAATTTGTATCATCTATGATTAAAAATCTGTCAACTGTTATTTTCCCGCTATTTATAACATATCCATTATGAATATATTGTTTTAAAACCTGCGTTGCCCACTTACGAAATCTTGTGGCTTTAATTGAATTAACTCTATATCCCACGGAAATAACCATATCAAGATTGTAATATTTTACTTTTCTCTTTTTACCATCTTTGGTAACTTGTTCCAAAATGGAACAGGTTAAATTTTCCTCCAATTCACCTATTTTAAAAATATTTCCAACATGCTTTACAATAGCAGGACGATTCACTCCGAAAAGCAAAGCAATATCTTCCGCCCTCAGCCAAATAGTTTCTCTTTTAACTGAGACTTTCAGTTCAATTTCACCATCTTCATAAACAACTATCTGATTTGACTTCTGCACCGTC includes these proteins:
- a CDS encoding virulence RhuM family protein gives rise to the protein MQKSNQIVVYEDGEIELKVSVKRETIWLRAEDIALLFGVNRPAIVKHVGNIFKIGELEENLTCSILEQVTKDGKKRKVKYYNLDMVISVGYRVNSIKATRFRKWATQVLKQYIHNGYVINSGKITVDRFLIIDDTNYHIGASLKDLGKKVFAFSKMGMNCE